A window of Micromonospora eburnea genomic DNA:
GCGGAACGCCACTTCAGGGAACAGAGGAGGGCACGAGCCCGCCGGGGCCGTCAGGCCGGCCGGACGCGGCTCGTGCGCCGCAGTCGCGGGTGAGAGCTGCGGCGTCCCACCTCCGGCGCCCTCGTGGGCCGGACGACCCACCTGGAGTGGTTCACGTGAAGATTCGACGCTTCAGCGCGGCGGCCTTCGCCGTGGCGCTGCTCAGCCCCGGCCTCGCCGCCTGTAACGACAACGCGACCGGCGAGGCGGCGTCCTCCGGATCGCCGGCCGTCTCCGGCAGCATCGCCCCGAGCGGCACGCCCGGCACCGGCGACGCCAAGCAGGCCCTGCTCGACTCCACCAACGCGATCCGCGACGGGAACTTCCGGTTCACCGTGTCCGGCGCGGGCTCGACCGCCGAGGGGCAGGTGCACGAGCCGAGCCAGAGCGCGGAGATGCGGCTGACGATGGGCGACCCGTCATCCGACCTGACCATGAAGCTGGACCTGATCCACTACAGGCCGGACAGTTGGGTGAAGCTGGAGCTGGGTGGCAGGGCCGCCGCCGGCGTGCCCGGCCTGCGACAGCTCAACCTCGGCAGGTACCAGCACCTCGACCAGACCCGGATCAGGGGTAACCGGGCGCTGGGCTTCGACTTCGACCGCCTCGACCCGGCCGGCAGCGCCGTACTGACCCGGGGCGTCACCGAGGTCCGCCGCACCGGCGACGGCACGTACGCGGGCACGCTCGACGTGTCGCAGGCGGCCGAGGCCGGCTCGGTCGACCCGGCGCTGATCACCGCGCTCGGGGCGCAGGCCAAGGCGGTGCCGTTCACCGCCAGGGTCGACTCGCAGGGGCGGCTCAGCGAGCTGGTGATGCAGGTGCCGGCCGCCGGCCAGAGCGCTGCCCAGGAGATCAAAATCACGTACGCCGACTACGGCAACGCCACCGCCGCCCAGAAGCCCCCGGCGGACCAGGTCGTCGAGGCGCCGCCGGAGTTCTACAACCTCTTCAACTGAGGACGACGACCCCGACGGGGCGGCCGCGACCGTCCCGTCACGGCTCGGCGCCGTCCCCGGGCCGGTGGACCTCGGTCAGGCGTCGGCGCGCTGGCGGGCGGCGTCGATGCGCGCCCGCGCGCCGTCCAGCCAGCGCTGGCAGGTCTCGGCGAGCCGCTCGCCGCGCTCCCAGAGCGCCAACGACTCCTCCAGCGAGGTGCCGCCGGCCTCCAGCCGCTCGACCACGGTGGCCAACTCGGCGCGGGCCTGCTCGTAGCTGAGCCGCTCGTCCTTCTT
This region includes:
- a CDS encoding exodeoxyribonuclease VII small subunit — protein: MTDEKKDERLSYEQARAELATVVERLEAGGTSLEESLALWERGERLAETCQRWLDGARARIDAARQRADA